A genome region from Camelina sativa cultivar DH55 chromosome 10, Cs, whole genome shotgun sequence includes the following:
- the LOC104717427 gene encoding S-type anion channel SLAH2-like isoform X1: protein MNNPRSVSPLVSSANPDLFQNQRQSSCKEFSRLETRNGGRKMNFHHSKSMPRGAMFLDQETCRNFHDKRYDLFRTMSGKLERQISNLRGKPIESSLQDKEITESLTADRFFDALQGPELETLKQKEKIVLPEDKTWPFLLRFPITSYGMCLGVSSQAIMWKTLATTNAERFLHVTQVINHVLWWISLLLLLAVSITYLLKTILYFEAVRREFRHPIRVNFFFAPLISILFLALGIPHSIISHLPSTLWYFLMAPILFLEMKIYGQWMSGGQRRLSKVANPTNHLSIVGNFAGALLGATMGLKEGPMFFFAVGLAYYLVLFVTLYQRLPTNETLPKELHPVFFLFVAAPAVASMAWTKISASFDLGSRLAYFISLFLYFSLVCRINFFRGFRFSLAWWAYTFPMTAVASATIKYSDEVTGVATKILSVVMSGAATVTVIGVLGLTVMHAFVQGDLFPNDVVIAISAEQPKQKRWFKKGSLRNSDQRCLKVMDPEDNETDLESPPFIKVDCPPRVRNSN, encoded by the exons ATGAATAATCCAAGATCGGTCAGTCCTTTGGTTTCTTCAGCAAACCCAGATCTATTTCAAAACCAACGTCAATCTAGTTGCAAAGAGTTCTCGAGACTAGAGACACGAAACGGGGGGAGGAAGATGAATTTCCATCATTCCAAGTCTATGCCTCGAGGTGCCATGTTTCTTGATCAAGAAACTTGTAGAAACTTCCACGACAAGAGGTATGACCTGTTCAGGACCATGTCAGGGAAGCTCGAACGTCAGATTTCGAATTTACGTGGAAAACCCATCGAAAGTTCGTTGCAGGATAAAGAGATCACTGAATCTTTAACCGCTGATAGATTCTTTGATGCTCTTCAAGGTCCCGAACTTGAAACCCTCAAG CAGAAGGAGAAGATAGTTCTGCCTGAGGACAAAACGTGGCCGTTTCTTCTACGTTTTCCGATCACATCGTACGGGATGTGTCTTGGTGTAAGCAGTCAAGCCATCATGTGGAAGACCTTAGCAACCACAAACGCCGAGAGGTTCTTGCACGTGACTCAAGTGATCAACCACGTGCTCTGGTGgatctctcttctcctcctcctcgccGTTTCCATCACTTACCTCCTCAAAACCATCCTATACTTCGAGGCGGTCCGCCGTGAGTTCCGGCATCCGATCCGAGTCAACTTCTTTTTCGCTCCTCTCATATCAATCCTCTTCTTGGCACTTGGAATCCCACACTCCATCATCTCGCATCTTCCATCTACACTTTGGTACTTCCTTATGGCTCCAATCTTGTTTCTTGAGATGAAGATTTACGGACAGTGGATGTCTGGTGGACAACGACGCCTCTCCAAAGTCGCTAACCCTACAAACCACCTTTCTATTGTCGGTAACTTCGCTGGAGCACTTCTAGGAGCAACAATGGGGTTGAAAGAAGGACCAATGTTCTTTTTTGCCGTGGGGTTGGCTTATTATTTGGTCTTATTTGTGACTCTCTATCAGAGACTTCCCACAAACGAAACCTTACCTAAAGAGCTTCACcctgttttcttcctttttgtggCTGCACCGGCAGTCGCTTCCATGGCCTGGACCAAGATCTCAGCCTCTTTTGATCTCGGTTCGCGTCTCGCTTACTTCATCTCCTTGTTCTTGTACTTCTCTCTG GTTTGTCGGATTAACTTCTTCCGCGGATTTAG ATTCTCGCTAGCTTGGTGGGCGTACACGTTTCCAATGACGGCAGTGGCCAGCGCAACAATAAAATATTCAGACGAAGTAACGGGAGTAGCAACTAAGATACTGTCGGTAGTGATGTCGGGAGCAGCAACTGTGACGGTGATAGGTGTGCTAGGATTGACGGTGATGCACGCTTTTGTACAAGGTGATCTCTTCCCTAATGACGTTGTCATTGCCATAAGCGCAGAGCAACCGAAGCAGAAGAGATGGTTCAAAAAAGGAAGCTTGCGAAATAGTGATCAGAGATGTCTAAAGGTTATGGATCCGGAAGATAATGAAACAGATTTAGAATCTCCACCATTCATAAAAGTAGATTGTCCTCCCAGGGTAAGGAATTCAAATTAA
- the LOC104717427 gene encoding S-type anion channel SLAH2-like isoform X2, with the protein MNNPRSVSPLVSSANPDLFQNQRQSSCKEFSRLETRNGGRKMNFHHSKSMPRGAMFLDQETCRNFHDKRYDLFRTMSGKLERQISNLRGKPIESSLQDKEITESLTADRFFDALQGPELETLKKEKIVLPEDKTWPFLLRFPITSYGMCLGVSSQAIMWKTLATTNAERFLHVTQVINHVLWWISLLLLLAVSITYLLKTILYFEAVRREFRHPIRVNFFFAPLISILFLALGIPHSIISHLPSTLWYFLMAPILFLEMKIYGQWMSGGQRRLSKVANPTNHLSIVGNFAGALLGATMGLKEGPMFFFAVGLAYYLVLFVTLYQRLPTNETLPKELHPVFFLFVAAPAVASMAWTKISASFDLGSRLAYFISLFLYFSLVCRINFFRGFRFSLAWWAYTFPMTAVASATIKYSDEVTGVATKILSVVMSGAATVTVIGVLGLTVMHAFVQGDLFPNDVVIAISAEQPKQKRWFKKGSLRNSDQRCLKVMDPEDNETDLESPPFIKVDCPPRVRNSN; encoded by the exons ATGAATAATCCAAGATCGGTCAGTCCTTTGGTTTCTTCAGCAAACCCAGATCTATTTCAAAACCAACGTCAATCTAGTTGCAAAGAGTTCTCGAGACTAGAGACACGAAACGGGGGGAGGAAGATGAATTTCCATCATTCCAAGTCTATGCCTCGAGGTGCCATGTTTCTTGATCAAGAAACTTGTAGAAACTTCCACGACAAGAGGTATGACCTGTTCAGGACCATGTCAGGGAAGCTCGAACGTCAGATTTCGAATTTACGTGGAAAACCCATCGAAAGTTCGTTGCAGGATAAAGAGATCACTGAATCTTTAACCGCTGATAGATTCTTTGATGCTCTTCAAGGTCCCGAACTTGAAACCCTCAAG AAGGAGAAGATAGTTCTGCCTGAGGACAAAACGTGGCCGTTTCTTCTACGTTTTCCGATCACATCGTACGGGATGTGTCTTGGTGTAAGCAGTCAAGCCATCATGTGGAAGACCTTAGCAACCACAAACGCCGAGAGGTTCTTGCACGTGACTCAAGTGATCAACCACGTGCTCTGGTGgatctctcttctcctcctcctcgccGTTTCCATCACTTACCTCCTCAAAACCATCCTATACTTCGAGGCGGTCCGCCGTGAGTTCCGGCATCCGATCCGAGTCAACTTCTTTTTCGCTCCTCTCATATCAATCCTCTTCTTGGCACTTGGAATCCCACACTCCATCATCTCGCATCTTCCATCTACACTTTGGTACTTCCTTATGGCTCCAATCTTGTTTCTTGAGATGAAGATTTACGGACAGTGGATGTCTGGTGGACAACGACGCCTCTCCAAAGTCGCTAACCCTACAAACCACCTTTCTATTGTCGGTAACTTCGCTGGAGCACTTCTAGGAGCAACAATGGGGTTGAAAGAAGGACCAATGTTCTTTTTTGCCGTGGGGTTGGCTTATTATTTGGTCTTATTTGTGACTCTCTATCAGAGACTTCCCACAAACGAAACCTTACCTAAAGAGCTTCACcctgttttcttcctttttgtggCTGCACCGGCAGTCGCTTCCATGGCCTGGACCAAGATCTCAGCCTCTTTTGATCTCGGTTCGCGTCTCGCTTACTTCATCTCCTTGTTCTTGTACTTCTCTCTG GTTTGTCGGATTAACTTCTTCCGCGGATTTAG ATTCTCGCTAGCTTGGTGGGCGTACACGTTTCCAATGACGGCAGTGGCCAGCGCAACAATAAAATATTCAGACGAAGTAACGGGAGTAGCAACTAAGATACTGTCGGTAGTGATGTCGGGAGCAGCAACTGTGACGGTGATAGGTGTGCTAGGATTGACGGTGATGCACGCTTTTGTACAAGGTGATCTCTTCCCTAATGACGTTGTCATTGCCATAAGCGCAGAGCAACCGAAGCAGAAGAGATGGTTCAAAAAAGGAAGCTTGCGAAATAGTGATCAGAGATGTCTAAAGGTTATGGATCCGGAAGATAATGAAACAGATTTAGAATCTCCACCATTCATAAAAGTAGATTGTCCTCCCAGGGTAAGGAATTCAAATTAA
- the LOC104717426 gene encoding uncharacterized protein LOC104717426, producing MVMEGDSVESDITERDSEGFFKIIDQIEETASSICKFSLLFDDVSDSLGKEEEERLRVVEAREKEIGLLEESVCGRLSVLEEKEFDSDFRQVIMMLVLEKQSEARDKELNLIEEAIKEKTADLKRKEETFDLKVLKESEKWREETELSSKILEIKEKALGKMLNEIALKQMELEERSKQQVIEAESRKRSNHELEPPFLVSNDSAALTPQAKKQKSHEANGEDIEVVYTDETDEDPASLTFHDTDDLSKLMSSFAVDQVWALYDPRDDMPRIYAQIRRIFDSELSLQVTLLEPIKTTKDKKSICSGCGRFEYGDTEIKRHLMFAHEMHHITCANNVIVNPRKGETWALYRDWNASWNSHPDLHEPPYRYDFVRVISEFDDLIGIPVDINSADAEHGVIRPGEMQRFSHKVASVKSSGDEKEGIPAGSFKEATPRYDPEVEEVVEMRIQSKDCGKAPKVKDQNGSTKDLPIILD from the coding sequence ATGGTGATGGAAGGGGATTCAGTAGAATCAGACATTACCGAGAGAGATAGTGAGGGTTTTTTCAAAATCATAGACCAGATTGAGGAAACAGCTTCATCAATTTGTAAGTTTTCGCTTCTGTTTGATGACGTGAGTGACTCGCTGgggaaggaggaggaagaacgACTAAGAGTGGTTGAAGCGAGGGAGAAGGAGATTGGTTTGCTTGAAGAGTCGGTATGTGGTAGATTAAGTGTTTTAGAGGAGAAAGAGTTTGATTCTGATTTTAGACAGGTCATCATGATGTTGGTGCTTGAGAAGCAGAGTGAAGCAAGGGATAAGGAGCTTAACTTAATTGAGGAAGCTATCAAAGAGAAGACTGCTGATTTGAAGAGAAAGGAGGAGACTTTTGATCTGAAAGTGCTAAAAGAGTCTGAGAAATGGAGAGAGGAGACTGAACTGAGCAGCAAAATTCTTGAGATTAAGGAGAAGGCACTGGGAAAAATGTTGAATGAGATTGCGTTGAAGCAGATGGAATTAGAAGAAAGATCAAAACAACAAGTTATAGAAGCAGAATCCCGGAAGAGATCCAACCATGAGCTTGAGCCTCCCTTCTTGGTAAGTAATGATAGTGCTGCTCTTACTCCTCAAGCCAAAAAACAGAAATCTCATGAAGCAAATGGTGAAGACATTGAAGTTGTTTACACTGATGAAACTGATGAGGATCCAGCATCATTAACTTTTCATGATACAGATGATTTGAGCAAGTTAATGAGCTCGTTTGCTGTTGATCAAGTATGGGCTTTATATGATCCTAGAGATGATATGCCTAGGATCTATGCTCAGATCAGGAGAATTTTCGACTCCGAGTTGAGTTTGCAGGTGACATTACTAGAGCCTATCAAAACTACAAAAGATAAGAAATCTATTTGTAGTGGTTGTGGTAGATTCGAATATGGAGATACAGAGATCAAAAGGCATTTGATGTTTGCTCATGAGATGCATCATATAACATGTGCCAACAATGTCATCGTGAACccaagaaaaggagaaacatGGGCTCTTTACAGGGATTGGAATGCAAGTTGGAACAGTCACCCGGATCTGCACGAGCCTCCTTATAGATATGACTTTGTGAGAGTCATCTCTGAGTTTGATGATCTTATAGGAATTCCAGTGGATATTAACAGTGCTGATGCTGAGCATGGTGTCATCAGACCAGGGGAAATGCAGAGGTTTTCTCATAAAGTTGCATCGGTTAAATCGAGTGGAGATGAGAAAGAGGGTATCCCAGCTGGTTCTTTCAAGGAAGCTACACCGAGATATGATCCTGAGGTTGAGGAGGTGGTGGAAATGAGAATACAAAGCAAAGATTGTGGTAAAGCTCCAAAAGTTAAAGATCAAAATGGGTCTACAAAAGACCTGCCCATTATATTAGATTGA